One stretch of Papaver somniferum cultivar HN1 unplaced genomic scaffold, ASM357369v1 unplaced-scaffold_63, whole genome shotgun sequence DNA includes these proteins:
- the LOC113343595 gene encoding uncharacterized protein LOC113343595 yields MRVLFWNINGVARDVAQDKLKELIRDFKPDVFGIAEPKVPCSAGFRYGLLREGYSSHVINNASSSGIANIWVCYSNTLNISIVNVSKQGITVEVDGVHVSFVHASYIQVTRRSLWQQLVSSGDGIPWLVIGDFNCILRLDEKKGGLEPRTSAINEFSDWLDDNNLFEADALGNSWNMPISGSFDFIFTQKLKRLKGIIKEWNLRVFGNVHSRLKQDQLRFEAAALLSDDNPDDITKLNIMKDAMAKLNDTRAQLNTMLKQKSRNKWLVEGSSNTNFFHNSIRIRRSPNTISELVDSAGNTISDYELLRNHVVHYYEDKFNGPEMEIDPILFDYGHISISEEESLAMDKFHLLRRLNKQFLI; encoded by the exons ATGCGGGTGTTGTTTTGGAATATCAATGGAGTTGCACGTGATGTAGCTCAAGATAAACTAAAGGAGTTGATTAGAGATTTTAAACCTGATGTTTTTGGTATTGCTGAACCAAAAGTTCCCTGTTCTGCTGGGTTCAGATATGGTTTGCTTAGAGAAGGTTATTCTTCTCATGTTATTAATAatgcttcttcttctggtattgcTAATATTTGGGTTTGTTATTCAAATACTCTAAATATTTCAATTGTCAATGTCAGTAAGCAGGGAATAACGGTTGAGGTGGATGGTGTACATGTTTCTTTTGTCCATGCTAGCTATATTCAGGTTACTAGGAGGAGTCTTTGGCAGCAACTTGTTAGTTCTGGTGATGGTATTCCTTGGTTAGTCATTGGGGATTTTAACTGTATTCTTCGTTTggatgagaagaagggtggtcTTGAACCTAGAACCTCAgctattaatgagttttcagatTGGTTGGATGACAACAATCTTTTTGAAGCTGATGCCTTGGGAA ATAGTTGGAATATGCCTATTTCTGggtcttttgattttattttcactCAAAAATTAAAGAGACTTAAAGGAATTATCAAGGAATGGAATCTTCGTGTTTTTGGTAATGTGCATTCTAGGTTAAAGCAGGATCAGTTGAGGTTTGAGGCAGCTGCTCTTCTTTCTGATGATAATCCGGATGACATTACTAAGCTAAATATTATGAAGGATGCTATGGCTAAACTTAATGATACTCGTGCTCAGTTGAATACTATGCTTAAGCAGAAATCTAGAAATAAGTGGCTTGTGGAGGGTTCAAGTAACACTAATTTCTTTCATAATAGCATTAGAATTCGTAGAAGTCCTAACACTATCTCTGAACTTGTTGACAGTGCAGGCAATACTATTTCTGATTATGAGCTGCTTAGAAATCATGTTGTGCACTATTATGAGGACAAGTTTAATGGGCCGGAGATGGAGATTGATCCTATTTTATTTGACTATGGTCATATTAGCATCTCGGAGGAGGAAAGTTTAGCCATGGACAAATTCCAtcttctgaggagattaaacaaGCAGTTTTTGATCTAG